From the genome of Clostridium sp. BNL1100, one region includes:
- the uxaC gene encoding glucuronate isomerase yields the protein MLSNNFILNGKTAKSLYERFAKDAPVYDYHCHLSAKEIYEDETFTDISSIWLGYDHYKWRTMRFAGVPEEYITGNGDGRTKFKMWAKTCERLIGSPLYHWANMELETYFGVSEVLKESNADKIYDHCNAKIKEDKLSPVKMIRSSNVKLICTTDDPVDSLDYHLLLGKKTDKGFAVLPTFRPDNALKILNDNFVEYIKRLETSSNIKIIAYKDLLAALKNRIEFFRRAGCVLSDHSLESLVYLPTDFDEAGNIFEKKLTGVPVSVEEAEKYKLYTLCVLAEAYKEAGWAMQLHIGAIRSINDTMLKKAGVDSGFDIMNDFQIAEPLAKLLNDMDKKNSLPKTILYTLNAKDNLVLSSLPHCFTEDGVPGKVQFGAAWWFNDHKEGITAHLKAVADQGMLAYFVGMLTDSRSFLSYVRHDYFRRILCSFVGDLVDKREFADDDAILGEIVEGICYKNIVRYLGI from the coding sequence TTGTTAAGCAATAATTTTATTTTAAATGGCAAAACAGCTAAATCTTTATATGAACGTTTTGCTAAAGATGCGCCGGTTTACGACTATCACTGTCATCTTTCCGCAAAAGAGATTTATGAAGATGAGACTTTTACGGATATATCATCAATCTGGTTGGGATATGATCATTATAAATGGAGAACAATGCGTTTTGCCGGAGTGCCTGAGGAATATATAACGGGAAATGGTGACGGACGTACCAAATTTAAAATGTGGGCAAAAACCTGTGAAAGGCTTATAGGAAGTCCCCTTTACCATTGGGCTAATATGGAGTTGGAGACTTACTTCGGAGTAAGTGAAGTTCTAAAGGAAAGCAATGCAGATAAAATATACGATCACTGCAATGCAAAAATAAAGGAGGATAAGCTTTCTCCTGTGAAAATGATAAGGTCTTCCAATGTAAAGCTCATTTGCACTACGGACGACCCGGTTGACTCCCTTGATTATCATTTACTGCTGGGAAAGAAAACTGACAAAGGATTTGCGGTTTTACCTACTTTCAGACCGGATAATGCACTAAAAATACTAAATGACAACTTCGTTGAATACATAAAAAGACTCGAGACTTCTTCAAATATAAAGATTATAGCTTATAAGGATTTATTAGCTGCTCTGAAAAACAGAATTGAATTTTTCAGACGGGCTGGCTGTGTTCTGTCAGATCACTCACTTGAAAGTCTTGTTTATTTGCCTACGGACTTTGATGAAGCTGGCAACATATTCGAAAAGAAACTTACTGGAGTGCCTGTATCCGTTGAGGAGGCAGAAAAATATAAGCTGTATACTCTTTGCGTTTTAGCAGAAGCATATAAGGAAGCCGGATGGGCAATGCAGCTGCATATTGGAGCTATCAGAAGTATCAATGATACCATGCTGAAAAAGGCTGGAGTTGATTCAGGGTTTGATATCATGAACGATTTCCAGATTGCTGAACCTTTGGCAAAGCTCCTCAATGACATGGATAAAAAGAATTCACTGCCTAAGACAATATTATATACACTAAATGCCAAGGATAATCTGGTTTTGTCATCCCTTCCACACTGCTTTACGGAGGATGGTGTTCCCGGAAAGGTTCAGTTCGGGGCAGCATGGTGGTTCAATGACCACAAGGAAGGCATAACGGCCCACCTTAAAGCTGTTGCAGACCAGGGCATGTTGGCATACTTTGTAGGAATGCTTACTGACTCCAGAAGCTTTCTGTCTTATGTAAGACACGATTACTTCAGAAGGATTCTGTGTTCATTTGTAGGTGACCTTGTTGACAAGAGAGAATTTGCTGATGATGATGCAATACTGGGAGAAATTGTTGAAGGAATATGCTATAAGAATATAGTACGGTATCTGGGTATATAA
- a CDS encoding thioredoxin domain-containing protein, giving the protein MPTNNKMPNKLIQEKSPYLLQHAHNPVDWYPWGPEAFSRAAGEDKPIFLSIGYSTCHWCHVMERESFEDEDVAHILNRDFICIKVDREERPDIDSIYMSVCQALTGHGGWPLTVFLTPDRQPFYAGTYFPKEDSRGFMGLMSLLGSVKEAWDNKRDKLLESAKSIIEHVSQEKVSDEAKISKDIIHEAFKHFKYNFDSKYGGFGTSPKFPSPHTLLFLLRYWYTEKEPFALEMVEKTLESMKNGGIFDHIGFGFSRYSTDKKWLVPHFEKMLYDNALLAIAYGEAFSATGNKNYEETARQILDYVQRDMTSQFGAFYSAEDADSEGVEGKFYIWSREEAIDVLGSKDAEEYCRLFDITSSGNFEGLNIPNLINSGTLTEQQKSFAEDCRKKLFSHREKRIHPYKDDKVLTSWNGLMTAAMAYCGRIFGEDRYIESAKRCVDFIYKKLIRTDGRLLARYRDGEAVFPAYLEDYAFLVWGLLELYEATFTTIYLKRALKLTDAMLNLFGENNSAGLFLYGHDSEQLISRPRESYDGAIPSGNSVAAMNLLRLARITGHHEYENRAKAIMDFFSNQVEVAPTGHSYMLCSYMYSVSDVSSEVVIAGANGKELVDTINRKYLPFAVAISNISPELTEIAPYVGDYKAQNGKTAAYVCRNFSCMEPITEAEKLAEVLS; this is encoded by the coding sequence ATGCCAACAAATAATAAAATGCCCAACAAACTAATTCAAGAAAAATCTCCATATCTCCTCCAACACGCACATAACCCTGTTGACTGGTATCCGTGGGGCCCGGAGGCTTTTTCACGAGCCGCAGGAGAAGACAAACCTATTTTTCTAAGCATAGGCTACAGCACATGTCATTGGTGTCATGTAATGGAACGTGAATCCTTTGAGGATGAAGATGTAGCACACATATTGAACCGAGATTTCATATGTATAAAGGTTGACCGTGAAGAAAGACCTGATATAGACAGCATTTACATGTCTGTCTGTCAGGCATTAACCGGCCACGGCGGATGGCCTCTCACAGTATTTCTTACCCCTGACAGGCAGCCGTTTTATGCCGGAACGTATTTTCCGAAAGAAGACAGTAGAGGCTTTATGGGGCTTATGTCTCTGCTTGGGTCAGTAAAAGAAGCATGGGACAACAAAAGAGATAAACTACTAGAATCAGCCAAAAGCATCATAGAGCATGTAAGTCAGGAAAAAGTCTCTGATGAAGCGAAAATTTCAAAAGACATTATACATGAGGCATTTAAACATTTTAAATATAATTTTGACAGTAAATACGGCGGTTTCGGAACCTCTCCCAAATTCCCCTCCCCCCACACGCTGCTCTTTTTGCTTAGATATTGGTACACCGAAAAAGAGCCTTTTGCACTTGAAATGGTTGAGAAAACTCTTGAATCAATGAAAAATGGTGGAATTTTCGATCACATTGGCTTTGGATTCAGCAGATACTCAACAGACAAAAAGTGGCTTGTCCCCCATTTTGAAAAAATGCTGTATGACAATGCACTTTTAGCTATAGCATACGGAGAAGCTTTTTCTGCAACCGGAAACAAAAACTACGAAGAAACTGCCAGACAGATACTTGACTATGTACAACGGGATATGACCTCTCAATTCGGAGCTTTTTATTCTGCCGAAGATGCCGATTCAGAGGGTGTTGAAGGCAAGTTTTATATTTGGTCACGAGAGGAAGCAATTGACGTTCTTGGGTCAAAAGACGCTGAGGAGTATTGCAGATTATTCGATATAACATCCTCAGGCAACTTTGAAGGTCTGAACATACCAAACCTTATTAATTCAGGGACTTTAACCGAACAGCAAAAGAGCTTTGCAGAGGACTGTCGTAAAAAACTCTTTAGCCACAGAGAAAAAAGAATCCACCCATACAAAGATGACAAGGTTCTGACATCTTGGAACGGGCTTATGACAGCAGCAATGGCTTATTGCGGCAGGATTTTCGGGGAAGACAGGTACATTGAATCGGCTAAAAGGTGCGTTGATTTCATATATAAAAAACTTATTAGAACTGACGGACGTTTGCTGGCACGCTACCGTGACGGAGAAGCAGTTTTTCCTGCTTACCTCGAAGATTATGCATTCCTTGTCTGGGGATTGCTTGAACTATACGAGGCTACGTTTACAACCATTTATCTAAAAAGAGCCTTAAAACTGACAGATGCAATGTTAAATCTCTTTGGAGAAAATAATTCTGCAGGACTATTTTTATACGGCCACGATTCTGAACAACTTATATCGCGGCCAAGAGAAAGCTATGATGGTGCAATTCCTTCCGGAAACTCTGTTGCAGCAATGAATCTGCTGCGATTAGCAAGAATAACCGGTCATCATGAATATGAAAACAGAGCAAAAGCCATAATGGATTTCTTCAGTAATCAGGTTGAAGTAGCCCCCACCGGGCACAGTTACATGCTTTGCAGTTACATGTATTCTGTTTCTGATGTATCCTCTGAGGTAGTTATAGCAGGAGCAAACGGCAAGGAATTGGTAGATACTATTAATCGCAAATATTTACCCTTTGCTGTAGCCATCTCAAATATATCACCGGAGCTTACTGAAATCGCTCCTTATGTTGGAGACTATAAGGCACAGAATGGCAAGACTGCAGCCTATGTATGCCGGAACTTTTCCTGTATGGAGCCTATTACAGAGGCAGAGAAGCTGGCTGAGGTTTTATCTTAG
- a CDS encoding DNA cytosine methyltransferase: MSGKSTALNDQLSILPDLSDIKNKDKNINECKVIPFKFIDVKIPLPSDKVFTVVSLFSGCGGKDLGFRGDFAVFGKHYERNNFNIIWANDIESHACETYKHNFKHDIVCNDIKNVDINTIPKADIVIGGFPCQDFSIAGLRKGLSSERGQLYLEMKRVIEHCQPLAFIAENVEGLTNINGSNETIELIKEDFAKCGYNVTYNLFHATDYGVPQTRKRVFIIGIREDLHKTIYLPKPDRDQFSKDRPWMTAKEAIDDLWGKLDAPNIFNHTLKDVSRAKFYEGKKLQGNCRISADKPSVTIRAEHHGNIEGHYRTTKPENPDDITGWRRLSVRECARIQTFPDDFEFKGAATYTYKQIGNAVPPVLGWYIARALYLSLIKE; encoded by the coding sequence TTGTCAGGTAAAAGTACTGCTTTAAATGACCAATTAAGTATATTGCCAGATTTATCTGATATAAAAAATAAGGATAAAAACATAAATGAATGTAAAGTTATTCCTTTTAAATTTATTGATGTTAAAATACCTCTTCCATCAGATAAAGTCTTTACTGTAGTATCCCTATTTAGTGGTTGTGGTGGCAAAGACTTGGGTTTTAGAGGCGATTTTGCAGTATTTGGCAAACATTATGAGAGGAATAATTTTAACATTATATGGGCAAATGATATTGAAAGCCATGCCTGTGAAACTTATAAACATAATTTCAAGCATGATATTGTATGTAATGATATAAAGAATGTTGATATAAATACAATTCCAAAAGCTGATATTGTAATAGGTGGATTTCCTTGCCAGGATTTTAGTATTGCAGGGTTGAGAAAGGGTTTATCTTCTGAAAGAGGTCAACTTTATTTAGAAATGAAAAGAGTAATTGAACATTGTCAACCTTTGGCTTTTATTGCTGAAAATGTTGAAGGTCTTACAAATATAAATGGTAGTAATGAGACAATAGAACTAATAAAAGAGGACTTTGCTAAATGTGGCTACAATGTTACTTATAACCTCTTTCATGCTACAGATTATGGAGTACCACAGACAAGAAAAAGGGTGTTTATAATTGGTATTAGAGAAGATTTACATAAGACTATTTATCTTCCTAAACCTGACAGAGACCAGTTTTCAAAAGATAGGCCTTGGATGACTGCTAAGGAAGCTATCGATGATTTGTGGGGTAAATTGGATGCACCTAACATATTCAATCATACTTTAAAGGATGTATCTAGAGCCAAATTCTATGAAGGAAAGAAACTACAAGGTAATTGCAGGATTTCAGCAGATAAGCCTTCTGTAACTATAAGAGCTGAGCATCATGGAAATATTGAAGGACATTATAGAACTACAAAACCAGAAAATCCAGATGATATTACAGGTTGGAGAAGATTATCTGTCAGGGAATGTGCACGAATACAAACATTCCCTGATGATTTTGAATTTAAAGGTGCTGCAACATATACATATAAGCAGATTGGAAATGCTGTTCCTCCTGTCCTTGGATGGTACATTGCAAGGGCATTATATCTCTCATTAATAAAAGAATAA
- a CDS encoding nitroreductase family protein — protein MILDLLKKRKSVRNFTGEEVPEEVTNYVLEAGRLSPSGGNQQPWKFGLITNKGLINEIADIAYNQKWIKTASFLIVLCTYNVDKSLGGRGIQKARFPGIAEIIDNMDDEIYTKLHMEEHQTKIPGTHMVMAALEHGLGSTWISYFDVDKLTQFLSLPKPYIASEIIAFGYPVNNEKVTDKKSFDEVVFYNKFE, from the coding sequence ATGATACTGGATTTACTTAAAAAGCGAAAAAGTGTAAGAAACTTTACAGGAGAAGAGGTTCCGGAAGAAGTTACTAATTATGTTCTTGAAGCCGGGAGGTTGTCACCATCTGGTGGAAACCAACAGCCGTGGAAATTCGGATTGATAACAAATAAGGGACTGATTAATGAAATAGCTGACATAGCTTATAATCAGAAGTGGATAAAAACGGCTAGCTTTCTGATTGTTCTATGTACGTACAATGTAGACAAATCACTTGGCGGCAGAGGTATTCAAAAAGCGCGTTTTCCGGGAATTGCTGAAATAATAGATAATATGGACGATGAGATTTATACAAAACTACATATGGAGGAACACCAAACAAAAATTCCTGGAACGCATATGGTCATGGCAGCATTAGAACATGGATTGGGGTCAACATGGATTTCTTATTTTGATGTTGATAAACTTACACAGTTTCTAAGCCTGCCTAAACCTTATATTGCTTCCGAGATTATTGCTTTCGGTTATCCGGTTAATAATGAAAAGGTAACAGATAAAAAGAGTTTTGATGAGGTTGTATTTTATAATAAGTTTGAATAA
- a CDS encoding helix-turn-helix transcriptional regulator, whose translation MIIKTKIKEYRAKTNMKQEELAALVGVRRETIGHLENGKYNPSLKLAFDIAKVFNTTVDDMFQIIDD comes from the coding sequence ATGATAATCAAAACAAAAATTAAAGAATACAGAGCAAAAACAAATATGAAACAGGAAGAACTGGCGGCTTTAGTTGGTGTAAGAAGAGAAACAATAGGTCATCTTGAGAATGGTAAATATAATCCGTCTTTAAAATTGGCATTCGATATAGCGAAAGTGTTTAATACTACAGTTGATGATATGTTTCAAATAATTGATGATTAA
- a CDS encoding M23 family metallopeptidase, with the protein MHKFLIIIGRIKWLGLIGLIGVILGNPYLKLFWLVMLLGLIEIFYNLPVTFQSIKQVFSIPVTYISHDFCLPSPNNHNCKIEYILPFERECSVVNGGLDKSVSHSWYILPQRYAYDFSVIDQHGKSHTGDGKSVENYYCYGMNIISPADGEVVSVCDKYADSKVYADGTVDCSARDIRGNYIMLKHDGNQYSTIAHIMPKSILVAAGQKVKRGEIVARCGNSGNSSEPHIHFQIQDGKNFFASAGLPIHFSDITITENDNYKLYDSRPLNIEESRVPFADFNKAEIRSIHRGQTVKNHN; encoded by the coding sequence TTGCATAAGTTTTTAATTATAATTGGCAGAATAAAATGGCTGGGGCTAATTGGGTTAATTGGAGTTATATTAGGTAATCCATATTTAAAGTTATTTTGGCTCGTTATGCTATTAGGGTTGATTGAAATATTTTATAATTTGCCAGTCACTTTTCAAAGTATTAAGCAAGTGTTTTCTATACCGGTTACATATATTTCTCATGACTTTTGCTTACCATCTCCAAATAATCACAATTGTAAAATCGAATATATTTTACCTTTTGAGAGGGAGTGTAGTGTAGTCAATGGTGGCCTTGATAAAAGTGTATCACATTCGTGGTATATTTTGCCCCAGAGATATGCATATGATTTTTCAGTTATAGACCAACACGGAAAGTCTCATACAGGGGATGGTAAATCAGTTGAGAATTACTATTGTTATGGAATGAACATCATTTCACCTGCTGATGGTGAAGTGGTTAGTGTGTGTGATAAATACGCTGACAGTAAGGTTTATGCAGATGGTACGGTGGACTGCAGTGCCAGAGATATCCGTGGAAACTATATAATGCTTAAACATGACGGAAATCAGTACAGCACTATTGCACATATCATGCCCAAAAGCATCCTTGTTGCAGCAGGCCAAAAAGTTAAACGGGGTGAAATTGTTGCCAGATGTGGTAATTCAGGTAATAGCAGCGAACCTCATATTCATTTTCAAATACAAGATGGTAAGAATTTTTTTGCATCTGCTGGGTTGCCAATTCATTTTAGTGATATTACAATTACTGAGAATGATAATTACAAATTATATGACTCCCGACCTCTCAATATTGAAGAAAGTAGAGTACCATTTGCAGATTTTAATAAGGCTGAAATAAGGAGTATTCACAGAGGCCAAACTGTTAAAAATCATAATTAA
- a CDS encoding AraC family transcriptional regulator, whose product MDYFIEICTIITFIEQRIKQKLDFAELEKTLNFTYRHIRGIFKIRTNMSLSHYIMIRKIANCALEIVSTPKSLTTIAFEYGFDNYDTFTRAFKRETGIRPSEFKKSGLVCGRKHICLGVYAPAILNLDQKSVLQNLSEVDFMSKTFKTQDSCILYGVPKVYYGRNIGGGWQGTPFPMCLQAVLDYMGQNVHYSYIMAASGASFRLRWNVNGWDLSAVDIRNIYEKKLMPFELAFKAVGRKFKILNKDSYSYSRKDFINLIKSEIDEGRPVIALGVVGPPEASIITGYKDNCETILGWSLFQDNMEFSENVTFDESGYFICNKWWENTEAVMSIGEEISVMSSMKELLENAYYLLTTDTIRVEECGTYFGGQKAYSAWASAMADDLNFSKQTQLSLLIERMMCFGDAVTMVGEGRSYAAGYINWIGETNPEVSNECRNCAGYLNAVADSVTKMSNILGGFGGEDAVQKFADKEIRMQIVSLIKLAQRSEAKACDELKTLICKV is encoded by the coding sequence TTGGATTATTTTATTGAAATATGCACAATTATAACTTTTATAGAGCAACGAATAAAGCAGAAGCTTGATTTTGCAGAACTCGAAAAAACCTTAAACTTCACTTATCGCCACATAAGAGGAATATTTAAGATACGAACCAACATGTCTTTGTCGCATTACATTATGATTCGAAAGATTGCTAATTGTGCTCTTGAAATAGTATCGACACCAAAAAGCCTGACAACAATAGCTTTCGAATATGGCTTTGATAACTATGATACTTTTACTCGGGCTTTTAAGCGTGAAACAGGTATCAGGCCATCAGAGTTTAAAAAGTCTGGACTTGTGTGTGGAAGAAAGCATATTTGTTTGGGTGTATATGCTCCGGCTATTTTAAATCTTGATCAAAAATCTGTCCTTCAAAATTTATCGGAGGTTGATTTTATGAGTAAAACTTTTAAAACGCAGGATAGTTGTATTCTTTATGGTGTACCTAAAGTGTATTATGGACGTAATATTGGCGGTGGTTGGCAAGGTACTCCATTTCCTATGTGCTTACAGGCTGTCTTGGATTATATGGGTCAAAATGTCCATTATTCATATATTATGGCAGCATCGGGTGCATCATTTAGATTAAGATGGAATGTAAATGGTTGGGATTTAAGTGCTGTTGATATTAGAAATATCTATGAAAAAAAGTTAATGCCATTTGAACTGGCATTTAAAGCAGTAGGGAGAAAGTTTAAAATTCTAAATAAAGATTCCTATTCATATAGCAGGAAAGATTTTATTAATCTCATTAAGTCAGAAATTGATGAGGGACGTCCGGTGATTGCCCTTGGAGTTGTTGGTCCACCTGAAGCCAGCATCATAACAGGTTACAAAGATAATTGTGAAACTATATTAGGGTGGAGTTTGTTTCAAGATAATATGGAGTTTTCAGAAAACGTTACTTTTGATGAATCGGGGTATTTTATCTGCAATAAATGGTGGGAAAATACAGAAGCAGTTATGTCAATTGGCGAAGAAATCTCCGTAATGTCTTCAATGAAAGAGTTGCTTGAAAATGCTTACTATTTGCTGACTACAGATACAATCCGGGTGGAGGAATGTGGTACATATTTCGGAGGACAAAAAGCATACTCTGCATGGGCCAGTGCTATGGCAGATGATTTAAATTTCTCAAAACAAACACAGCTTTCTTTATTAATAGAGCGTATGATGTGTTTTGGTGATGCTGTAACAATGGTTGGTGAAGGCCGCTCATATGCGGCAGGATATATAAACTGGATAGGAGAAACAAATCCGGAAGTGTCAAATGAATGCAGAAATTGTGCAGGGTACCTTAATGCAGTAGCTGATAGTGTAACAAAAATGTCAAATATACTAGGAGGCTTTGGCGGTGAGGATGCAGTGCAAAAATTTGCTGATAAAGAAATCAGAATGCAAATTGTTTCTTTAATTAAACTGGCACAGCGGAGTGAGGCCAAGGCTTGTGATGAATTAAAAACCTTAATTTGCAAGGTATAA
- a CDS encoding class I SAM-dependent methyltransferase, translating into MNIHERIEKWQVEDGVYLFHKMKLPDNSVFIDFGCGYGEYTISLALSNKHSTIYSVDKNKKMLEIVHNKIETHSITNVYLVKADGSLSIDFPDCYSDMILMYDFIHGNTQEKLPIRFKMFEEAKRVLKPNGILSIAPFECEYLRDSSGKRRKYSLGRLITEVENYGFQYYESIDGAVHFDYYHSPYHWKKLNGEMPFDYLEVGPVINFYKQK; encoded by the coding sequence ATGAATATACATGAACGTATTGAAAAGTGGCAAGTAGAAGATGGGGTATACTTGTTTCATAAAATGAAATTACCGGATAACTCTGTATTTATTGATTTTGGGTGTGGTTATGGGGAATATACTATTTCTTTGGCACTTTCGAATAAGCATAGCACTATATACTCTGTTGACAAGAATAAAAAAATGTTGGAAATTGTACATAACAAAATAGAGACTCATTCCATAACAAACGTATACCTTGTCAAGGCAGATGGGTCTCTTTCGATTGATTTTCCTGATTGCTATTCTGATATGATATTAATGTATGACTTTATTCACGGCAACACACAGGAGAAGTTACCGATAAGATTTAAGATGTTTGAGGAAGCCAAAAGGGTATTAAAACCAAATGGGATTCTTTCTATAGCGCCGTTTGAATGTGAATATCTTAGGGATTCAAGTGGAAAAAGGAGAAAATACTCTCTTGGTAGGCTGATTACTGAAGTTGAGAATTATGGATTTCAGTATTACGAAAGTATTGATGGAGCAGTTCACTTCGACTATTATCACAGCCCGTATCATTGGAAGAAATTGAACGGTGAGATGCCGTTTGATTACCTGGAAGTTGGACCAGTTATAAATTTTTATAAGCAAAAGTAG